gaaagaaattaaaacatttccattagTCTTAACATGCATAGGAACAAAAATTTTCTGTGTAAGATTAGCCTTAGTTTTCCTGCACCTTGACAATAAGATTACATGGTTTTTAGCAGTATCTACTGGTGACCTAAATAACTTAGAGCAAATAAAACCTGTCTTCTGATTATGAAATGAATTGATTAGCAGGAATAAACtaaacaaatattattttgctgATCATCTCTTTTTCTCTACAAAACACGTTTGTGTTCCtaagaataaaataacaatttcttctttaaaaactgtAGCTTCTTTAACTTGTCGAAAACTGCTCTTACTGGTTTGGGTTACCAATAGCAAGTACTAAACGttgaacaaacaaaactgattctaaatttttaaaagaacatatttGACAGAAGTTTAatagcttttgaaaatgcttattttattaataaggATTCTCTTGCTTGAAAACTGTATTAATTTCAAAAAACTGCCTTtatacatctttctttttagtaatCTCCCcagatttttattctgaaaaatttagaaataagcTAAACATGCATTTAACTTTAAACATATTGTTAAGGCATAAAGTAGCTAGTGGGACTGTTCACATCTGAAAGCTCTATACGACTGAGGCATAAGACTTAGATCCAAGATATATTGAAATCACTGAAAATCTGTTTACTGACTACAATGGGATttgaatttggttttttttcataagttTTATGTAATAGAATAGCTTTTGGTGTCTGATATTACTATAAGGAGGCTGGATTAACGACTAGACTATTTCTTTCATTCCACCTCAGTGACTTAGGTTTATGTCTAATCTGTATCATGGTTTAAGAAAGCTACAGGCAGCtgtaaactatttttctttggtttttctgATTAAGTAGAAGTATACCAAACTGCTAGTCCACCATTAGGCAGGGCAAATTTACTTATGTATGGTGCAATAGCCAGACTTTATTTGGTGTCTAAGTTAACTCATTTACAGCCATATCAGCTAGCATGGGGGTCACTACATTACAATCAAACCATTTTTGTGACCACAGCAGACTCATCTCCCAAATAATAGGCAGAGCTTTTGTTCCATTGTTGGAAGCCtatgaaatgtgaaattatGCATTCTTTGGGATAAACATTGGATGTCAGTGTTGCACCACCAAATTACAGCTCCAAATGAAACAGTGAAAAGAGAATTCAGTACTATAGTTAGGGTTATAATAGGACTGACTACATGGCCACTATGGTATTTGTTGGTACTATAGTAGGTTATGTGCCAGTGTAGGAATCAAATCTCATATATCAGGACAttacaaaaggcagaaaagagtCTCCGTACACACTGATGAAAAAATGACCAACACTGGCAGTGGCTTCTGGTGGAGAGAGGGAAATTGACTCCATTGCTTAATAGTACAATCCACCAGAAAATCTTACATTCatcaatttattttcctggttttgattAGGATTTGATTAAGATTTTGATTGccttaaatattttgatactgACACTGAGGTAttctagtaaaatatttatattattcatTAAGATtctcttaaattaaaattaggCCTCACAGAGTACCAGAAGCAATACATTCTTCCTAACCATAGGTAAAATGCCTGCCAACAGTCAAGCTTTGCATCTCCAACTATAAGTTATTTTATAATAGAtggaagaaacagatttcattaaaaatctgctCTGAAGCTGGGCAGACTACTGGGCAGATCAGAAGTCCTACAGCAGTAAGGTTTTTGATGCAGGAGTTTACTTTTTCAGAGATGTTCATATAGCCCCCCCATTTGCACTGCTCAGTGCAGAGCCAGCTTTAAATCTCAGGTCAGAGTTATCTGCACCTTCTCTACACATCATTCCTTCATAACTTTCTTATGGCTTCCTCCAGGCCAGAGTATATTTAAATTCAGCCTATTGTGACAAGGCATTGCAATAGAGAATAGATATGTTTTCACTCAGACTGCCTTATTTTATAGAACATTGAATTTCAATAAATAACTCCTCCAGTGGAGCCGGAGGAGTTCAGCGCAGCTTACATTTAGTGGGGACGGTGTTTTTTGGCTGGGTCTTACTTTGCCACCTACCACTTTACTTCAATGCACTCACCTTTCCtatctccttttgtttttcagactgtAACATAAACTTCCATAGGAAAGTGTCATGGATGGCAGAAGGGCTCTTTCAAATACACAAGTATCAGTCCAAGTACATGATGAAATTATTTCCAGCGACATTTTGCTGATGTGAACTCATTGCAACTTCTGTTGCTTTACAGCAGATTAATATTGTGATCCATACTGATTTTAAAGTTAGAATGAATGAACATTTACTATTCATCATTCAATGAATGAGCATTTAGCCATTGAATGAATGGCATATTCAATTTCTTTGTCAAGGTCAAAAGTACCTaaccaaattttaaattcatttccttttctatacATTCATTCCATAAATTTAAGTGatccaaaataatgaaaaataaacaatatataCTAGTTGATTTTGTAAGTAGatttcctctcattttctgtttatgcaaAGCACTTTTGAGCCTATTAGCCATTAGCTGCTCATAGTCCCTTTTGCACAGGGTTTTGTGAGCCTAAAATGAATAGCATTTCTTTGTTCAACAGAGTTTGTCCTATAGGGGATCATGTGTCAACAGACTAATAATACtacattaaataatgaaaattgtAGCACACATAATTAGGGGATTAGAGAATGCCTTATTCCCATTGGTGACTATTCACTAGAAGTTATAACTGTACTACTTGCATGAGTAAACCAGTCACTAATGCAAGTAAGGGAAGCACAGCTTGGCTGTGGATCACCAAAGCATTTGTACAGACTGTAATACTCTAGTTTACATTGAACAATCTCACATTAAAGTCAGTGAGACTGGTCAAGTTATTACAATGCACGTGATGAAGACACATATAATAATGTGGCCATTTCTGTTACATGGTTGAAGCCAATAGAATGACCTGTAACAGTAAAAATTACATCTGAGATacaatattttctgctttggtttatTACCATTAATATGAAGTATATACCCCATATGTTGTATATCCCATATAGCCCCATAATGGAAGCCCTTAAGCTGAAATAAAGTATTATGTCAATAGTGCAACAAGCAAAACTTGACATATCACGTCATGAATTGACCACAAGCCAGTGTGTggtttggtgtggttttttttctaaggaGTCATACCTATTAATAAGTCATTATTAAGTCCAGAGGTCTACTGCTGCAACAtctgttatttcaaaaaaacttttaaaaggaGGGTGGAGGGCCAGAAGGAAAGAATGGGGAGCTGCTAACGTGACGGTATTCTTGACAAagatctgctttgttttttctctagtgaatgagctggaaaaaaaataaaagtcacacCAATACCCTAGTTCTGCAATAAAACAATATTATAGAAACAGGCCTAATGTTTGCCATCAGCAGAACACAGAGCAAAGGAGATACAGACCTTTATCCTCATATTACAAAAGTGAGGATGCAGTTGCTCTCAGCTCACCTTGCATTCTAGAATAGAGACTAGAACCTAAAGACTAGAATAGAGACCACATCTTCTGAATGCCTACTCAAGGCACTACAGTCTCCATCCACTGGACGTGGACCCCGTCCTCACAGGGTTTCAATATCTTCAAGTTTAGATCAGCATTAAGGATGTCTCTTTTTGATGTAATTGATTCAGACGTAGGTAAAGatgattacatttttctttgttgccttatttctgttttggcaggcaatgaaaatgaagagtgtttattttgttgctgGGCTCCTTTTAATGATAGTTCAAGGCAGCTGGCAAAATCCTCTTCAGGATACAGAGGAGAAATCAAGGTAAATTCTTTAGCTCAAACTTCTAGAAACACTTGGCCTGAACTTTGTTTTCTTATCGTTTGAAGCAAAATATACTATGACTTAGAGATAGTTCTTAATATACTATTACACAGTACTTAATCTACCATTGGAATTGGCAAAAGTTTTTAATATTGCGAAGTGTAGCACAGAAGTTTTTGGTATTACAAACAACAGCTCCCTTAGTTATCCAAGAAGACCTTGTAATTGTGCAGTATCCAGTCTGCTATGTTGATTCATTTTACTAGCCAGCTAGTGATCAATATGCCACTTGCTATCACTTTGTGAAAgtataaaatagtatttttgaaacaaaagtcAATGCAGCTGTAGAATTACTATAACCATTGCCAATTAAGGAGTTCTAAACTTTTCACAGATCATTCAAAGCTTCCCAGTCTGAACCATTAGATGAATCTAGACAGCTGAATGAAGTGAAACGTCACTCACAAGGCACATTCACCAGTGATTACAGCAAGTACTTGGACACTAGACGAGCTCAGGACTTTGTGCAATGGTTAATGAGCACTAAAAGAAATGGGTAAGCATTTTGGTCACATTGCCATAGATCTCCATATACAGAAACAGCCAAAAATCTAGCTGAATTCAGTTTCTTGATTTCAGCTTCCCATCACAGACCATGTATAATCCTCAAATAAGTAAAGTACTTAAGGAAAATTTATATATAATGTTAATATATTATTAGAAATGGGAATATGTGCAAAATCAGTCAAAAGGATTTGGATAAATCAAGTGTAGTATCAGTTTATTACCTGATATGCCATCTAAAAAGACTATTTCAGCCTCTCTGGAACAGATTGTTTCAGTGAATGAATTAAGGTCAATAggaataaaatatgtaaatacaatGTAAAGGTCTGGGCCATTAGGCCTTAATAAAACTTTCCTATCTATGGATACTCTAATCCTGAAGTTTCATTTGTGAAAAGGGAGCTAAAGTTTAAGTTTTGTTGACCACTGGATACTTTACCAGTATCACAAGTATACTGTTAAGGCATGAGTTGGcatgttttttgaaaatatacttTGATTAAACACAAGCTACCAAGCTGAGAACAAGAATAATGTAAAAGCATGTAAGTCTGTGCCCTGTGTTCTAGAGAAGATCTGTCCACGGAATTCAAAAATCTATGATATTAATACTTTTAAATCCCTGTGGAAGTCTTTAAAGTATAAAGTAACAATTTCTTGATattgtattaatttaaattcataagcctgaaattatttataatattcACCTATCAGTCATGGTTGTTTatcataatatttaaataataaccAATAAAATCTTATCAGCTTATGCATGCTCTGCAATGTACTGGTAATAATGATCTAATAATTGTGGAATTCCACTACAGCCAACAAGGACAGGAGgacaaagaaaatgacaaattcCCGGACCAGCTCTCAAGGTATTCTAGTTGCCACAACTTGTTACTCAAAAATAGTTTGAGCTCATTTTCTGTtcaacaagaaagaaaacaactagTGTTCTTTACAATGTTACCATAATCCAAGAAATACCTATCAAAAGAAATTATCTCGCATCTgctttttacaaagaaagaggaaatgtcTCCATGTTATTTATTCCTGTACCTGTGTGCAGTGGCTTCAAGGAATGCAACAGGACGAGAACAGATTTCAGGAAAGGACATTTCAAGTAATAAAGGGGAGTAGAGAataagataaaaggaaaaacttggTATAGAAAAAggctgaagcaaaaaaacccattatgttgagcaaaagaaaaccagtcAGAAGactaatgaaaggaaaatggccAGGCACCAGTTTGCAGAGAGCTGATAAAACACGATACAATGCTCAGCCCTAAGCACTCAGTCCCATGTTACGTAAACTGCCCATTACAGGAAAGGACAACACAAGACCTGCTGGAGGCcagaattttgtttcttgaCAATGTTTTTGGGAGAGGTTTGGGGGGATTGgaaatttgaaacaaataaaacaaaaacccagtaAGTGTTTTTGCGAAACAGATTGAAATACCTATAttaattcttccttttgtcaGAAATTCCAAAGAGGATAGCCCGGATCACAAAGATCCTTCCGTTCAAAACACTGTCAATATCAGTAACAAATCTGTAATAATGTTTCAGCTTCAATGAAACAGCATATCTCAACAAAATtcatgtttcattaaaaatgttccaAACAACTCTAGTTAGCATGCTGATGAAAAGTGCAGATGGTACTAAATTAGGAGGAATGGTGAAATCccaagaagataaaaaaaaaatagaaagagcTAGAGGCCCTGAGAATTGGGCAGAAATTAGCAAAttctgaaatagaaatgctAGGGAACTTATTCGTGGAAAATATTCCATAATATGTCTACTTCTCAGTGCAGCTTGCCTTCCTAAGGGCCAGTGTGACATAATTTTGTGCTATATCAGAGAAGGAAGCACAATGAGGTGTAGGGAGGGAGAAGGCAATTGTCTTTCTCTATTAAGCTGGAGGTGATCAGGCTTGAAATTGTTCCAAGATTATCACTTGGTCAGAATGACAATTTAAAagggtatttaaaaaacaattcaaaatgtaaattcaaAAGGAATTAAGTCTGAACAGTTTGGCTAAGAGATAATGAAGATGAAGGTAGGAGGAGTGGCTTAATGGAGATTTTTAGGTTAATACAAGAGGtaacaaaaagtatttctgtataATACAATACAGTTTGTTGATCATAGCTAATTAATCTAGCAGAAGACTATTCTAATGCAGCTATAATTGCTTTCAGCACCTGATTTGATTTGTTCAGAACTAGTTCAGGCATCTCTGCACAAAAATGTATTGCATAGCACAGACAATGCCTTCAGAACTGAAAgatatcagggaaaaaaaaaaaatcaagagtaATTTGAGAagcgaaaaaaaaaaccctctccctAATAAGAAATGCTAGTCTGGTGGGTGGGAAATATAAATCAATGAAGGtcagcaaaaaaattaagtccttATGCAGTCTGCTCCTACACTATTGCTCTTCTTCCAGCAATGCGATCTCCAAGCGTCATGCTGAATTCGAGAGACATGCTGAAGGCACCTATACCAGTGATATCACCTCTTATTTGGAAGGTCAAGCTGCTAAAGAGTTCATTGCTTGGTTAGTGAATGGACGAGGAAGAAGAGAGTAAGAATCCATCCATTCCTATTATTAAATTTTGCCTTGCTTTTGGGGTTAGAAATCAAGTCTGATGAAACCTTGATGTGTTTTTGATCATTCTTGCTGtccttcatgtttttcttttgtaatagAAGATATTCTGTGGGTGTTAGACTACCACTTTACATTATTAAGttcaaatacagattaaaaCAAACCTGTTCAGTATGCTGTTACACTCTAAAAGGTCAAGTTATATTTAAGGCCAACATATCTAAAACTAAACTAGACCTTCCTCTACCTACCACCTTTCCCCTTCACATAACATTGCTTACAGTCTCCTTAACTATCATTGAGATGATTCAAGTCAGTGTCATCTCAAatgactttctctttttttcccttttacagtCGATCTTTTCCTCTCCAATATTTCCAAGACTAAATTTTTACCAATGTCATTCAGCTGTACCCCAGGTGCCGGTGATCATTCCCAGCAGTAACTGatgacttcttttcctcttcccatgCTCCACAAAGTCTCCCCAAGTTGCTGCTGCCAAAATAACTATAATTTCCTACAACTAtgaattatttgcctttttaagaCACCTCTACGTCTTTTGCTATGGTTCACAGTTTCCTGGACGCAGTGCTCCACAGTTTTGACCTACCTATgtctctgatttctttctttaatatcttGTTCTCCACATAGTCATTGCAGATTTCTCAAGCCTATTCACTTCATGTACTCACTAATGACTTTACACCTTTTTTCATGATAGTCTTACACTTAGAATGGCATTACCTTCAATCTCCTGCAGGCACCTTCTATCATCTCATCTGTTTCCAACTCTGCATGGTTAGGAGCTACACCATGCACATGCCACTCCCCACCTTTTAACTGTTCTGTACTTATTTGTGCCTTTAGACTGTAAGCTCTTCGGGGCAGGGATTTCAGTTCGTCCTCTGATTATATATTCTACCAGCTGTAAAGTACTATGTAAGTCTCTCGcactacataaaaataataaataataataataataaaacataatcTGTAAGACAAGATTGTGTGTTGTAGTCAAGGAAGACTAAATAGGTAAAAGTAAATTTTGTAAATAATGATGATTTCCTGAAAAAACAGAGTTAAATAAATTAGGTCAGCtatacagagaaaggaaaggctgGTGCCACTTCATAGTGATGTTCAGatttgcagttgtttttctgtcatgttttaatttcatgagCAGAAATAGGGTATTTCAGTATCCGTAAGAGAGAAATACAACCTAGCTGTCATGAACTGAGCTTAGAAACCTAGATGGACAATTAAATGTAGACCACACTTCTGCTTTCCAATATTTAGTATTATTTGTGGTCAAACTTGTACATAGCCTTCCCTGAAATTCCTTCCCTGAAATTATTGCATGAAAAGAACCAGTCTGCCTGTCATTGGTCCCAAAGTACAGTGTGCTTCAGCATCAGCCCACCTTAATGGAACCCATTAAAATCTTCCTATATTTGATGGGATGAAACAAGAGAGGAAAGTTTTCTAAATCAGGCTCTTGGCATAATGGTTTTCCAGCAGTCAAAACAGGACAGAGCAAGAATCAGGATCTGATTCCAAATATAAAATGCTATTGTACAGCAAACAAGCACATAGATTTTATACAGGTGTTGTAATTGAGTTATTTTAACCTCCCCAAAAAGTTGCTGCTCTTGATATCTAAATACTTATGCAATATAATTGTAACCATATAACTAGGACTTAAGTCcaattaaaacaggaaaaaagtatgaaaatttGACTACAATGTTTTAGTAGTGATATGCCTTAAATAATGATTCTTAGCAAATCTACTGTGAGTTTTATTGATGCCTAGTCTAGTTGGCATAGACATTGCAGACTGAGATATGTTTTTGTATGTATGGCTTTTTCAAAACTGCTAGATAGGAATTTAGACTCACCTGAAGGAACAGTCCCCATCTGGTAAAGGGAGACTTCCATCCTTTATTCTGTTGTGAAAATAATGCCTCAAAAGATGTTCTGATATACATGGTGCTATACTGAGCCATAACATCAGGCTCAACCCTTAACTCCTTAAAATCAACTCCTTATTTTGATCTGCAAATTGTTTGataatttcttccctttgaaGTTTCCCAGAAAAAGCTCTTGTGGCCGAAGAAATGGGCCGAAGACATGCGGATGGCACTTTCACGAGTGATATCAACAAAGTCCTTGATGACATGGCTGCCAAAGAGTTCCTAAAATGGCTGATTAACACAAAAGTTACCCAAAGGTGCCTGAATTTTGATTGTGTTATTCTTAATATACTGCGGgtttaaatgtatttgtcacACATAGGGAAAATACTGCTAATTTTTCTCTTAACTATTGACATATCTGTAACTGTGTTTTACAAACTTTGTTACAGACAGTGCTCAACAAGGGTAAGACACTGAACAAAACTCATTCCAAATATAACTTGTATTTTGCATCAGTGGTGAACCTATTTAATAGTTTCCTATTTAACTTGAGGGGAGTTTTGCCACTGAATGTTACCAGAAGTAAGGTTAtattaaattactgaaaaataaaactctccTTTGCAGGGGCattataaaatcagaaatatttattggtAAAATTACACCAAATAATTGATTATTCTTTAAAGACCGTGATATAAACCACTGCCTTAAATTGTGGCTTGTCATTAGGGAATAGGGTATTGTAATCTGCGTTCCTGATAGCTATTTAGGAACGCTGCTTTAGTTTGCCTGTATATAGGCAAATGCTGTTGGCAAAGCAACATAGTTTCTGAGCTCTGTGAACAGgttaatatttaagaattatttgTTAACATtaacaaagcatttcaaaaataataaaatgccaACTCAAGGCACATGTGAGTGgccagattttttaaaatgttggatGTCCACtctgtaaaaattaattacttttagTCTTTGGACTACTGAAGCACCCAAATGACTAGTTGATCTTGGAAATCTGAAACAACCAATACTGTCTCAAAAAATTTAGAAGCTAtagttaaaatacagtttttattatGTGTGTTTGTAGTTCAGCATTGAAACAAACAATTTAGGAAAATTATCTATTAGAAactattaaaaagcttttcctttagGAATAATTGTTTTCAATCTGTTATTAGAGAGAGGCATTGAGGGGTCTGTGGAATTAACATCTGCTAactcttaaacagaaaaaatatggtCCACACATATTTCATAAATCTTGGGAGATTTATAATATGTCctaattgctgctgcttttttttccagggacCTTTTGGGAGAATACCagtaaaaatgcagaataaaaatgggATAAATGAAGATCTTCATTGCATCAACTGCCAGTTATTAAGAGATTCTGAAATCTGTATTCTGTCATTTACATTAGGTGTAACAAAGATATGTCACCTTGCATGCCAAGAAATAATTGTACTATAGTTTAGTGTTGCCAAAGGTTTATATATGGAAAACCTATTGTATAAGGGATGGTTATCTTAACAGCTTTAAGACTATGAAAGTTCCATAtcttcatattttccatttattagGACTGAAGTAACTCCATTTATATttaatgataaaattatttttctaaaaagttgACTTCTACACACAAAGGATTCAATCACCAATTATATGTGTTATTTGTAAGGGGCTGGCAGTTACAAATGCCTGAGAAGTGAATATCCCTCTTAAAACCTTTGTTATAAAAAGGCTAAGCTTTAAGGATATTAAATGATAGccttaaataaattttttcaaGCTTCTTTTCTGTTGACTTTTCATGTGTATATCCCTTGTGCCTCTTTGCACTCCATCattttattctaatattttAGTGTCACTGAGATCTTGGAAGTGGTTTGTTTGAAATGATAAAACAAACTCAACATTCTGTTTTGTCACATTTTCTCCATAATGATTCTCAGAAAAGAGCTGTGTGAACTTTGAATTATCTTtagttgaaaaagaaatcatgtaAGATGAAGCTAGAGGGGGAAACAAGACTGAACAGACAAGTATTCTTCATTAGCATAAATTCTGGTTTCTCAGCAAAAGCAGGaggacagctttaaaaaatattaagtgcAATATACTCCATTAGTAGTGGAAACTGTCACataatttcttcaaattttataAGATTGCCAAGTAAAGCCAACTCAAATGGCCCTGGGGTCTCTCTAATCTGTGTTgtattcttttcctccttcttcctccgAGAACCACTTTGTCCATCATCTCTTGCATTTTAGCAAGATTGTACTGTAACTTACAAGCATAACTGTCATTTCAGTGACCTGTGCCTTCTCCATTATGGTGACGTGACATTTTGCTTGCAGATCTCAGTGTTTCTAGCAATCCAAACTATTATACTCTCAGCTGGCCAGGGCGTTTTTGTA
The window above is part of the Gymnogyps californianus isolate 813 chromosome 7, ASM1813914v2, whole genome shotgun sequence genome. Proteins encoded here:
- the GCG gene encoding pro-glucagon yields the protein MKMKSVYFVAGLLLMIVQGSWQNPLQDTEEKSRSFKASQSEPLDESRQLNEVKRHSQGTFTSDYSKYLDTRRAQDFVQWLMSTKRNGQQGQEDKENDKFPDQLSSNAISKRHAEFERHAEGTYTSDITSYLEGQAAKEFIAWLVNGRGRRDFPEKALVAEEMGRRHADGTFTSDINKVLDDMAAKEFLKWLINTKVTQRDLLGEYQ